ACGGAAAGAACTACTCCGCGGCGGTCCGCAAGCTGGACAAGCCGGCCTTCGGCCTCGACGAGGCAATGGTCCGCCTGAAGGAAGTCGCCTACGCGAAGTTCGACGAGACCGTCGAGATCGCGCTGCTGCTGGGCGTCGACCCGCGCCACGCCGACCAGATGGTCCGCGGCACGGTCGTCCTGCCCCACGGCACGGGCAAGTCGCTCAAGGTCCTCGCGATCGTCGGCCCGGACAAGGTCGCCGACGCGCAGGCCGCGGGCGCGGACATCGTCTGGACCGGCCCCGAGGCGGTGACGCAGATCACCGGCGGGAACCTCGACTTCCAGGCCGTCGTCGCCACGCCGGACGTGATGCGCGACCTCGGCAAGCTGGGAAAGGTCCTCGGCCCGCGCGGCCTGATGCCGAACCCCAAGACCGGCACCGTGACGCCGAACATCGGCCAGGCGGTGAAGGAGATCAAGGGCGGCAAGGTCGAGTTCCGGGTCAACAAGACCTCGATCGTGCACGGGATCATCGGCAAGAAGTCGTTCGCCGCCGAGAACCTGCTCGAGAACTTCAAGGCGTTCGTCGGGGCCGTGCAGCGGGCCAAGCCGTCTTCGGCCAAGGGCCGCTACATCAAGTCCTGCTTCGTCTCGGCGACGATGAGCCCGAGCATCCCGATCGACCTTGCCGAGGTCGACAAGCTGCAGCAGGCCGAGCGGGCCTGACCGCGGAGGATTGACGATGGTTCGGACCCGCTCGCAAAAAGAAGCCCTGATCGCGGAGATCCGCGACGTCTTCACCGAGGCCAACAGCCTCTTCCTGGTCAGCCTCGCCGGCTTGGCCAGCAACGACGTGAACGCCCTCCGCGCCGCCCTCCGGGCGAAGGGCGCGAAGATGCGCGTCGTCAAGAACCGCCTCGCCCGGCGCGCGGCCGGCGACGGTCCGGTGCACAAGCTGGACGACGCCTTCCGCGGCCCGACGGCGGTGGTCTACCACCCGAGCGACCCGGTGTCGATGGCGAAGGGGCTGGTGGCGTTCGCCAAGGACCACCCGCAGCTCGACCTCCGGGCCGGCCTGATCGACCGGGACCAGGTGGTCCTCGGCGCCGACGCGAAGGCCGTGGCGGAAATGCCGAGCATGGAGCAGATCCGCGCCACGCTGCTGGCGCTGATCAACACGCCGGCCACGATGCTGGTCCGGCTGCTCGGGACCCCCTCCACCCAGGTGGCGCGGGTGATCGACGAACGGGGCAAGACGTTGGGCGGCGGCGAAGAGGCCGCTCCCGAGGCGCAGAACTGAGGAATCGCGCCGCGGGCCGCACAGGGCCGCGCGGGCGTTGGCGATGTCAGGAAACCCGGACCGGCGGAGCGCTGGCCGGCTGAGGGAGAACGCAGACAATGGCTGATCTCAACCAGATTGCTGAGCAGTTGAGCGGTTTGACCATTCTCGAGGCGGCCGGCCTGGTCAAGATGCTCGAAGAGAAGTGGGGCGTGTCGGCGGCGGCGCCGGTCGCGGTGGCCGCGGCTCCGGCGGCGGGCGCGGCGGCGGCTCCGGCCGAAGAGAAGACCGAGTTCGACGTCGTGCTGACCGCGGTCGGCGACAAGAAGATCAACGTGATCAAGGTCGTCCGCGAAGTGACCAGCCTCGGGCTGAAGGAAGCCAAGGACCTGGTCGAGGGCGCGCCGAAGCCGGTCAAGGAAGGCGTGTCCAAGGGCGAGGCCGAGGACATCAAGAAGAAGTTCGCCGAAGTGGGCGCCACCGTCGAGATCAAGTAAGATAACAGTTTCGACGGCGAGCCCCGGAGGCTCGCGCTGTCGCGCCTGGCGGCCGGGAGCCGGTCGCCGGGCGCGAAGGTTCGCAAGCTGTACCCTGCCCCTCGGACCCCGGGGCCCGGGGCGGAGCAGGCCCGAGAGAGCGCACTCCCGGTCCGTGCCGAACCGTTGCGACAGACCTCGTCCGATCCGCTCGACAGGGCGGAAGGGCGTGGTCTGTCGCCTTTCCGTCCGCTCTCCGCGGGGCGCCGCCGGCGCCTCGCGGCCGCAGGCCCTCTGAAGGGATCCCGAT
Above is a window of bacterium DNA encoding:
- the rplA gene encoding 50S ribosomal protein L1; protein product: MAKHGKNYSAAVRKLDKPAFGLDEAMVRLKEVAYAKFDETVEIALLLGVDPRHADQMVRGTVVLPHGTGKSLKVLAIVGPDKVADAQAAGADIVWTGPEAVTQITGGNLDFQAVVATPDVMRDLGKLGKVLGPRGLMPNPKTGTVTPNIGQAVKEIKGGKVEFRVNKTSIVHGIIGKKSFAAENLLENFKAFVGAVQRAKPSSAKGRYIKSCFVSATMSPSIPIDLAEVDKLQQAERA
- the rplL gene encoding 50S ribosomal protein L7/L12, which codes for MADLNQIAEQLSGLTILEAAGLVKMLEEKWGVSAAAPVAVAAAPAAGAAAAPAEEKTEFDVVLTAVGDKKINVIKVVREVTSLGLKEAKDLVEGAPKPVKEGVSKGEAEDIKKKFAEVGATVEIK
- the rplJ gene encoding 50S ribosomal protein L10, which encodes MVRTRSQKEALIAEIRDVFTEANSLFLVSLAGLASNDVNALRAALRAKGAKMRVVKNRLARRAAGDGPVHKLDDAFRGPTAVVYHPSDPVSMAKGLVAFAKDHPQLDLRAGLIDRDQVVLGADAKAVAEMPSMEQIRATLLALINTPATMLVRLLGTPSTQVARVIDERGKTLGGGEEAAPEAQN